In Cololabis saira isolate AMF1-May2022 chromosome 14, fColSai1.1, whole genome shotgun sequence, a single genomic region encodes these proteins:
- the LOC133459673 gene encoding neuronal tyrosine-phosphorylated phosphoinositide-3-kinase adapter 1 isoform X1, giving the protein MSSGSAQDVAVEHFLRDIERRSKWLHCAVIGCEEERSRSDMNLLYRKSRLDWRQRDQEGSKKSSTQNDTSATVGKVRDLASFRRHFRMGFMTMPASQDLSPHTCASAMAPRSQSCHAVGAGDAGLENGDYSDTQSQHGGRCPPAKPKRHPSTRLSSSSADSRGPPETPPPPPPSHSQGKHSDKKNAMKKSDSGDMGGKKVPPLKPKRSPSTQLTFDPLPPRVPPPASMPFQAADSQIQTGDGEDEPVYIEMVGQVFTRDSQTATPHPVTPVATTPDSDSDQSEAIYEEMKYPQQDDRESQRHFPHKHEKLKSSKHFHVTPSSSCGSSSLPRPSSSSPSYSKPKSTVSISHSSPLPSSASSTPVPQLLSTSPHTPRAPTPYLLQGGKSESESNTKIPAPFPNLLQHRPPLLAFPQPAAASSGVGVQNKSSASAKAGTPTSGSATQAGTSSSASSGVLASLSGSKEPSGGGASQQDKHSREAGFGPAPGLRARSHSTPLPPSSKSTSPFSHHHHHPHHRPSHYHHYRKPDRGDSPVPTKSGSQSSNQATVQTQTSGSGKEGKSVSFLLKSDKGDRDKDRDRDRDRDRDRDRDRDRDRDRDRDRDRDRERNRGRDRDRERDKEKDRDKDRERERDKDRDKERDRDRDRDRERDRERDRERERDRDRDREGGPHSLPIESSTTSSSQSSQSITSSTPTPLSSSQRPHSRPHLRSHTPHGLPAYKPPSSDSPLLWTYPSGGFRRPPAYESLRGSTQTPSLQQPSSLTGVGEGVSKSNGGSLSLQTKVGFMPWDSSANLSADERSYWPMQRKLSFSHGSRETEKDEGRAWNGSADALLRVDKEDLGMGSRGGQSSIPTHFSSRALGHSDSLAGVDSSSGFRALPRAGLPLPCQTFPACRNGEVGRLGRSSSAAGVRQVGGDVQRQSSLPAREALNQLHGLAPPQPPCSPSSPSVSRQQQQAQLQQQQLQLKQHLQQLQQQHHLQLQFQQLAQLAQGQSAVTGGTNPPTSQTQRDGKLLEVIERKRCLCKEIKAHRRPDKSLCKQDSMPILPSWRRTPEPRKTGTPPCQRPQAVVWDTAI; this is encoded by the exons ATGAGCTCTGGCTCGGCCCAGGATGTGGCAGTCGAGCATTTCCTGCGTGACATAGAGAGGCGAAGCAAGTGGCTGCActgcgctgtgattggctgtgaGGAGGAGCGATCCCGCAGCGACATGAACCTGCTGTATCGTAAAAGCCGCTTGGACTGGAGGCAGAGAGACCAGGAGGGGAGTAAAAAGAG CTCCACCCAAAACGACACCTCAGCCACCGTCGGCAAAGTCAGAGACTTGGCTTCGTTCCGACGGCACTTCCGGATGGGTTTCATGACCATGCCCGCCTCGCAGGACCTGTCCCCTCACACTTGTGCCTCCGCCATGGCGCCGCGCTCGCAGTCCTGCCACGCTGTCGGCGCCGGGGACGCGGGCCTGGAGAACGGCGACTACTCCGACACCCAGTCTCAGCACGGCGGCCGCTGCCCCCCGGCCAAACCCAAACGCCACCCGAGCACCCGCCTCAGCTCGTCCTCCGCCGACAGCAGAGGACCCCCCgagacccccccgccccccccgccctcTCACTCCCAGGGCAAACACTCAGACAAGAAAAATG CCATGAAGAAGTCTGACTCCGGGGACATGGGAGGGAAGAAGGTGCCTCCTCTAAAGCCTAAGAGAAGTCCCAGCACTCAGCTGACCTTCGACCCCCTGCCTCCTCGCGTGCCTCCTCCCGCCTCCATGCCGTTCCAGGCGGCGGACTCTCAGATCCAGACGGGAGACGGGGAGGACGAGCCGGTCTACATCGAGATGGTGGGCCAGGTGTTCACCAGGGACAGCCAGACCGCCACGCCCCACCCCGTCACCCCCGTGGCCACCACGCCCGACTCGGACTCGGACCAGAGCGAGGCCATCTACGAGGAGATGAAGTACCCGCAGCAGGACGACAGAGAGTCCCAGAGACACTTCCCACACAAACACGAAAAACTGAAAAGCTCAAAGCACTTCCACGTCACGCCTTCCTCGTCCTGCGGCTCCTCCTCCCTGCCGCGTCCCTCCTCGTCCTCCCCGTCGTACTCCAAACCTAAATCCACAGTGTCCATTTCTCACTCGTCTCCTCTGCCCTCCTCGGCATCCTCCACCCCCGTACCCCAGCTGCTCTCCACCAGCCCGCACACGCCGCGAGCTCCGACCCCCTACCTGCTGCAGGGGGGTaagtccgagtccgagtccaACACAAAGATCCCGGCCCCCTTCCCCAACCTCCTGCAGCACCGGCCCCCGCTTCTCGCCTTCCCGCAGCCCGCGGCCGCCTCCAGCGGCGTCGGGGTGCAGAATAAGTCGTCTGCCTCCGCCAAGGCCGGAACCCCGACGTCCGGCTCGGCGACACAAGCCGGCACGTCGTCCTCGGCTTCGTCCGGCGTCCTGGCGTCCCTGTCGGGGTCCAAGGAGCCGTCGGGAGGAGGCGCGTCGCAGCAGGACAAGCACAGCAGAGAGGCCGGGTTCGGCCCCGCCCCCGGGCTGAGAGCACGGAGTCATTCCACGCCGCTGCCCCCCTCCTCCAAATCCACGTCCCCTTtctcccaccaccaccaccacccgcaCCACCGGCCCTCGCACTACCACCACTACCGGAAACCGGACCGGGGGGACTCCCCGGTCCCCACCAAGAGCGGCTCGCAGAGCTCCAACCAGGCCACGGTGCAGACGCAGACCTCGGGCTCGGGCAAGGAGGGGAAGTCCGTGAGCTTCCTGCTCAAGTCTGATAAGGGGGACAGGGACAAGGACAGGGATCGAGACCGAGACCGGGACAGAGACCGGGACCGAGaccgagacagagacagagaccgggaccgggatcgggacagagacagagagaggaacAGAGGTAGAGACAGGGATCGGGAAAGAGACAAGGAGAAGGACAGAGACAAGGACAGGGAAAGGGAAAGGGATAAGGACAGAGATAAAGAAAGGGACcgggacagagacagagacagggaAAGAGATAGAGAAAGAgatagagaaagagaaagagatagAGATAGAGACAGGGAAGGAGGACCACACTCTCTACCGATAGAAAGCTCCACCACATCCAGCAGTCAATCATCTCAAAGCATCACCAGCTCCACGCCGACGCCCTTGTCCTCGTCTCAGCGTCCACATTCTCGCCCTCACCTCCGCTCTCACACCCCGCACGGCCTGCCGGCGTACAAGCCCCCGTCCTCGGACAGCCCCCTGCTCTGGACCTACCCCTCGGGGGGCTTCCGCAGGCCGCCGGCCTACGAGAGCTTGAGAGGCAGCACCCAGACGCCGTCGCTGCAGCAGCCGTCCAGCCTCACGGGCGTCGGCGAGGGCGTGTCCAAGAGCAACGGCGGGTCCCTGTCGCTCCAGACTAAAGTGGGCTTCATGCCCTGGGACAGCAGCGCCAACCTGTCCGCGGACGAGAGGTCTTACTGGCCCATGCAGAGGAAGCTGTCCTTCAGCCACGGCAGCAGAGAGACGGAGA AGGATGAAGGACGCGCCTGGAACGGCAGCGCCGACGCTCTGTTGAGGGTGGATAAGGAGGATCTGGGGATGGGGTCTCGAGGAGGCCAGTCGAGCATCCCCACCCACTTCAGCAGCCGGGCCCTCGGTCACAGCGACTCCCTGGCCGGCGTGGACAGCAGCTCCGGATTCAGGGCTCTGCCCAGAGCAGGACTGCCTCTTCCCTGCCAGACCTTCCCTGCGTGTCGAAACGGAG AAGTGGGGCGGCTGGGCCGCTCCTCCTCTGCTGCCGGAGTGAGACAAGTGGGTGGAGATGTCCAGAGACAGAGCAGTCTACCAGCACGAGAAGCCCTGAATCAG TTGCACGGCCTGGCCCCGCCTCAGCCGCCCTGCAGTCCCAGCAGTCCCAGCGTTtctcggcagcagcagcaggctcagctccagcagcagcagctgcagctgaagcagcacctccagcagcttcaGCAACAGCACCACCTGCAGCTGCAGTTCCAGCAGCTCGCCCAGCTGGCACAGGGACAGTCTGCTGTCACTGGAGGTACAAACCCGCCCACCTCGCAGACCCAGAGAGACGGCAAGCTGCTGGAAGTCATCGAGCGTAAACGCTGTCTGTGCAAGGAGATCAAGGCCCACAGGCGCCCTGACAAAAGCCTGTGCAAACAGGACAGCATGCCCATCCTCCCTAGCTGGAGACGGACACCTGAGCCTCGAAAGACTGGCACGCCACCCTGCCAGAGGCCACAAGCTGTCGTGTGGGACACCGCTATTTGA
- the LOC133459673 gene encoding neuronal tyrosine-phosphorylated phosphoinositide-3-kinase adapter 1 isoform X2 gives MSDESRGAPARLEQQSSTQNDTSATVGKVRDLASFRRHFRMGFMTMPASQDLSPHTCASAMAPRSQSCHAVGAGDAGLENGDYSDTQSQHGGRCPPAKPKRHPSTRLSSSSADSRGPPETPPPPPPSHSQGKHSDKKNAMKKSDSGDMGGKKVPPLKPKRSPSTQLTFDPLPPRVPPPASMPFQAADSQIQTGDGEDEPVYIEMVGQVFTRDSQTATPHPVTPVATTPDSDSDQSEAIYEEMKYPQQDDRESQRHFPHKHEKLKSSKHFHVTPSSSCGSSSLPRPSSSSPSYSKPKSTVSISHSSPLPSSASSTPVPQLLSTSPHTPRAPTPYLLQGGKSESESNTKIPAPFPNLLQHRPPLLAFPQPAAASSGVGVQNKSSASAKAGTPTSGSATQAGTSSSASSGVLASLSGSKEPSGGGASQQDKHSREAGFGPAPGLRARSHSTPLPPSSKSTSPFSHHHHHPHHRPSHYHHYRKPDRGDSPVPTKSGSQSSNQATVQTQTSGSGKEGKSVSFLLKSDKGDRDKDRDRDRDRDRDRDRDRDRDRDRDRDRDRDRERNRGRDRDRERDKEKDRDKDRERERDKDRDKERDRDRDRDRERDRERDRERERDRDRDREGGPHSLPIESSTTSSSQSSQSITSSTPTPLSSSQRPHSRPHLRSHTPHGLPAYKPPSSDSPLLWTYPSGGFRRPPAYESLRGSTQTPSLQQPSSLTGVGEGVSKSNGGSLSLQTKVGFMPWDSSANLSADERSYWPMQRKLSFSHGSRETEKDEGRAWNGSADALLRVDKEDLGMGSRGGQSSIPTHFSSRALGHSDSLAGVDSSSGFRALPRAGLPLPCQTFPACRNGEVGRLGRSSSAAGVRQVGGDVQRQSSLPAREALNQLHGLAPPQPPCSPSSPSVSRQQQQAQLQQQQLQLKQHLQQLQQQHHLQLQFQQLAQLAQGQSAVTGGTNPPTSQTQRDGKLLEVIERKRCLCKEIKAHRRPDKSLCKQDSMPILPSWRRTPEPRKTGTPPCQRPQAVVWDTAI, from the exons ATGAGTGATGAAAGCAGGGGGGCTCCAGCGAGGCTAGAGCAGCAGAG CTCCACCCAAAACGACACCTCAGCCACCGTCGGCAAAGTCAGAGACTTGGCTTCGTTCCGACGGCACTTCCGGATGGGTTTCATGACCATGCCCGCCTCGCAGGACCTGTCCCCTCACACTTGTGCCTCCGCCATGGCGCCGCGCTCGCAGTCCTGCCACGCTGTCGGCGCCGGGGACGCGGGCCTGGAGAACGGCGACTACTCCGACACCCAGTCTCAGCACGGCGGCCGCTGCCCCCCGGCCAAACCCAAACGCCACCCGAGCACCCGCCTCAGCTCGTCCTCCGCCGACAGCAGAGGACCCCCCgagacccccccgccccccccgccctcTCACTCCCAGGGCAAACACTCAGACAAGAAAAATG CCATGAAGAAGTCTGACTCCGGGGACATGGGAGGGAAGAAGGTGCCTCCTCTAAAGCCTAAGAGAAGTCCCAGCACTCAGCTGACCTTCGACCCCCTGCCTCCTCGCGTGCCTCCTCCCGCCTCCATGCCGTTCCAGGCGGCGGACTCTCAGATCCAGACGGGAGACGGGGAGGACGAGCCGGTCTACATCGAGATGGTGGGCCAGGTGTTCACCAGGGACAGCCAGACCGCCACGCCCCACCCCGTCACCCCCGTGGCCACCACGCCCGACTCGGACTCGGACCAGAGCGAGGCCATCTACGAGGAGATGAAGTACCCGCAGCAGGACGACAGAGAGTCCCAGAGACACTTCCCACACAAACACGAAAAACTGAAAAGCTCAAAGCACTTCCACGTCACGCCTTCCTCGTCCTGCGGCTCCTCCTCCCTGCCGCGTCCCTCCTCGTCCTCCCCGTCGTACTCCAAACCTAAATCCACAGTGTCCATTTCTCACTCGTCTCCTCTGCCCTCCTCGGCATCCTCCACCCCCGTACCCCAGCTGCTCTCCACCAGCCCGCACACGCCGCGAGCTCCGACCCCCTACCTGCTGCAGGGGGGTaagtccgagtccgagtccaACACAAAGATCCCGGCCCCCTTCCCCAACCTCCTGCAGCACCGGCCCCCGCTTCTCGCCTTCCCGCAGCCCGCGGCCGCCTCCAGCGGCGTCGGGGTGCAGAATAAGTCGTCTGCCTCCGCCAAGGCCGGAACCCCGACGTCCGGCTCGGCGACACAAGCCGGCACGTCGTCCTCGGCTTCGTCCGGCGTCCTGGCGTCCCTGTCGGGGTCCAAGGAGCCGTCGGGAGGAGGCGCGTCGCAGCAGGACAAGCACAGCAGAGAGGCCGGGTTCGGCCCCGCCCCCGGGCTGAGAGCACGGAGTCATTCCACGCCGCTGCCCCCCTCCTCCAAATCCACGTCCCCTTtctcccaccaccaccaccacccgcaCCACCGGCCCTCGCACTACCACCACTACCGGAAACCGGACCGGGGGGACTCCCCGGTCCCCACCAAGAGCGGCTCGCAGAGCTCCAACCAGGCCACGGTGCAGACGCAGACCTCGGGCTCGGGCAAGGAGGGGAAGTCCGTGAGCTTCCTGCTCAAGTCTGATAAGGGGGACAGGGACAAGGACAGGGATCGAGACCGAGACCGGGACAGAGACCGGGACCGAGaccgagacagagacagagaccgggaccgggatcgggacagagacagagagaggaacAGAGGTAGAGACAGGGATCGGGAAAGAGACAAGGAGAAGGACAGAGACAAGGACAGGGAAAGGGAAAGGGATAAGGACAGAGATAAAGAAAGGGACcgggacagagacagagacagggaAAGAGATAGAGAAAGAgatagagaaagagaaagagatagAGATAGAGACAGGGAAGGAGGACCACACTCTCTACCGATAGAAAGCTCCACCACATCCAGCAGTCAATCATCTCAAAGCATCACCAGCTCCACGCCGACGCCCTTGTCCTCGTCTCAGCGTCCACATTCTCGCCCTCACCTCCGCTCTCACACCCCGCACGGCCTGCCGGCGTACAAGCCCCCGTCCTCGGACAGCCCCCTGCTCTGGACCTACCCCTCGGGGGGCTTCCGCAGGCCGCCGGCCTACGAGAGCTTGAGAGGCAGCACCCAGACGCCGTCGCTGCAGCAGCCGTCCAGCCTCACGGGCGTCGGCGAGGGCGTGTCCAAGAGCAACGGCGGGTCCCTGTCGCTCCAGACTAAAGTGGGCTTCATGCCCTGGGACAGCAGCGCCAACCTGTCCGCGGACGAGAGGTCTTACTGGCCCATGCAGAGGAAGCTGTCCTTCAGCCACGGCAGCAGAGAGACGGAGA AGGATGAAGGACGCGCCTGGAACGGCAGCGCCGACGCTCTGTTGAGGGTGGATAAGGAGGATCTGGGGATGGGGTCTCGAGGAGGCCAGTCGAGCATCCCCACCCACTTCAGCAGCCGGGCCCTCGGTCACAGCGACTCCCTGGCCGGCGTGGACAGCAGCTCCGGATTCAGGGCTCTGCCCAGAGCAGGACTGCCTCTTCCCTGCCAGACCTTCCCTGCGTGTCGAAACGGAG AAGTGGGGCGGCTGGGCCGCTCCTCCTCTGCTGCCGGAGTGAGACAAGTGGGTGGAGATGTCCAGAGACAGAGCAGTCTACCAGCACGAGAAGCCCTGAATCAG TTGCACGGCCTGGCCCCGCCTCAGCCGCCCTGCAGTCCCAGCAGTCCCAGCGTTtctcggcagcagcagcaggctcagctccagcagcagcagctgcagctgaagcagcacctccagcagcttcaGCAACAGCACCACCTGCAGCTGCAGTTCCAGCAGCTCGCCCAGCTGGCACAGGGACAGTCTGCTGTCACTGGAGGTACAAACCCGCCCACCTCGCAGACCCAGAGAGACGGCAAGCTGCTGGAAGTCATCGAGCGTAAACGCTGTCTGTGCAAGGAGATCAAGGCCCACAGGCGCCCTGACAAAAGCCTGTGCAAACAGGACAGCATGCCCATCCTCCCTAGCTGGAGACGGACACCTGAGCCTCGAAAGACTGGCACGCCACCCTGCCAGAGGCCACAAGCTGTCGTGTGGGACACCGCTATTTGA
- the LOC133459673 gene encoding neuronal tyrosine-phosphorylated phosphoinositide-3-kinase adapter 1 isoform X3, which yields MGFMTMPASQDLSPHTCASAMAPRSQSCHAVGAGDAGLENGDYSDTQSQHGGRCPPAKPKRHPSTRLSSSSADSRGPPETPPPPPPSHSQGKHSDKKNAMKKSDSGDMGGKKVPPLKPKRSPSTQLTFDPLPPRVPPPASMPFQAADSQIQTGDGEDEPVYIEMVGQVFTRDSQTATPHPVTPVATTPDSDSDQSEAIYEEMKYPQQDDRESQRHFPHKHEKLKSSKHFHVTPSSSCGSSSLPRPSSSSPSYSKPKSTVSISHSSPLPSSASSTPVPQLLSTSPHTPRAPTPYLLQGGKSESESNTKIPAPFPNLLQHRPPLLAFPQPAAASSGVGVQNKSSASAKAGTPTSGSATQAGTSSSASSGVLASLSGSKEPSGGGASQQDKHSREAGFGPAPGLRARSHSTPLPPSSKSTSPFSHHHHHPHHRPSHYHHYRKPDRGDSPVPTKSGSQSSNQATVQTQTSGSGKEGKSVSFLLKSDKGDRDKDRDRDRDRDRDRDRDRDRDRDRDRDRDRDRERNRGRDRDRERDKEKDRDKDRERERDKDRDKERDRDRDRDRERDRERDRERERDRDRDREGGPHSLPIESSTTSSSQSSQSITSSTPTPLSSSQRPHSRPHLRSHTPHGLPAYKPPSSDSPLLWTYPSGGFRRPPAYESLRGSTQTPSLQQPSSLTGVGEGVSKSNGGSLSLQTKVGFMPWDSSANLSADERSYWPMQRKLSFSHGSRETEKDEGRAWNGSADALLRVDKEDLGMGSRGGQSSIPTHFSSRALGHSDSLAGVDSSSGFRALPRAGLPLPCQTFPACRNGEVGRLGRSSSAAGVRQVGGDVQRQSSLPAREALNQLHGLAPPQPPCSPSSPSVSRQQQQAQLQQQQLQLKQHLQQLQQQHHLQLQFQQLAQLAQGQSAVTGGTNPPTSQTQRDGKLLEVIERKRCLCKEIKAHRRPDKSLCKQDSMPILPSWRRTPEPRKTGTPPCQRPQAVVWDTAI from the exons ATGGGTTTCATGACCATGCCCGCCTCGCAGGACCTGTCCCCTCACACTTGTGCCTCCGCCATGGCGCCGCGCTCGCAGTCCTGCCACGCTGTCGGCGCCGGGGACGCGGGCCTGGAGAACGGCGACTACTCCGACACCCAGTCTCAGCACGGCGGCCGCTGCCCCCCGGCCAAACCCAAACGCCACCCGAGCACCCGCCTCAGCTCGTCCTCCGCCGACAGCAGAGGACCCCCCgagacccccccgccccccccgccctcTCACTCCCAGGGCAAACACTCAGACAAGAAAAATG CCATGAAGAAGTCTGACTCCGGGGACATGGGAGGGAAGAAGGTGCCTCCTCTAAAGCCTAAGAGAAGTCCCAGCACTCAGCTGACCTTCGACCCCCTGCCTCCTCGCGTGCCTCCTCCCGCCTCCATGCCGTTCCAGGCGGCGGACTCTCAGATCCAGACGGGAGACGGGGAGGACGAGCCGGTCTACATCGAGATGGTGGGCCAGGTGTTCACCAGGGACAGCCAGACCGCCACGCCCCACCCCGTCACCCCCGTGGCCACCACGCCCGACTCGGACTCGGACCAGAGCGAGGCCATCTACGAGGAGATGAAGTACCCGCAGCAGGACGACAGAGAGTCCCAGAGACACTTCCCACACAAACACGAAAAACTGAAAAGCTCAAAGCACTTCCACGTCACGCCTTCCTCGTCCTGCGGCTCCTCCTCCCTGCCGCGTCCCTCCTCGTCCTCCCCGTCGTACTCCAAACCTAAATCCACAGTGTCCATTTCTCACTCGTCTCCTCTGCCCTCCTCGGCATCCTCCACCCCCGTACCCCAGCTGCTCTCCACCAGCCCGCACACGCCGCGAGCTCCGACCCCCTACCTGCTGCAGGGGGGTaagtccgagtccgagtccaACACAAAGATCCCGGCCCCCTTCCCCAACCTCCTGCAGCACCGGCCCCCGCTTCTCGCCTTCCCGCAGCCCGCGGCCGCCTCCAGCGGCGTCGGGGTGCAGAATAAGTCGTCTGCCTCCGCCAAGGCCGGAACCCCGACGTCCGGCTCGGCGACACAAGCCGGCACGTCGTCCTCGGCTTCGTCCGGCGTCCTGGCGTCCCTGTCGGGGTCCAAGGAGCCGTCGGGAGGAGGCGCGTCGCAGCAGGACAAGCACAGCAGAGAGGCCGGGTTCGGCCCCGCCCCCGGGCTGAGAGCACGGAGTCATTCCACGCCGCTGCCCCCCTCCTCCAAATCCACGTCCCCTTtctcccaccaccaccaccacccgcaCCACCGGCCCTCGCACTACCACCACTACCGGAAACCGGACCGGGGGGACTCCCCGGTCCCCACCAAGAGCGGCTCGCAGAGCTCCAACCAGGCCACGGTGCAGACGCAGACCTCGGGCTCGGGCAAGGAGGGGAAGTCCGTGAGCTTCCTGCTCAAGTCTGATAAGGGGGACAGGGACAAGGACAGGGATCGAGACCGAGACCGGGACAGAGACCGGGACCGAGaccgagacagagacagagaccgggaccgggatcgggacagagacagagagaggaacAGAGGTAGAGACAGGGATCGGGAAAGAGACAAGGAGAAGGACAGAGACAAGGACAGGGAAAGGGAAAGGGATAAGGACAGAGATAAAGAAAGGGACcgggacagagacagagacagggaAAGAGATAGAGAAAGAgatagagaaagagaaagagatagAGATAGAGACAGGGAAGGAGGACCACACTCTCTACCGATAGAAAGCTCCACCACATCCAGCAGTCAATCATCTCAAAGCATCACCAGCTCCACGCCGACGCCCTTGTCCTCGTCTCAGCGTCCACATTCTCGCCCTCACCTCCGCTCTCACACCCCGCACGGCCTGCCGGCGTACAAGCCCCCGTCCTCGGACAGCCCCCTGCTCTGGACCTACCCCTCGGGGGGCTTCCGCAGGCCGCCGGCCTACGAGAGCTTGAGAGGCAGCACCCAGACGCCGTCGCTGCAGCAGCCGTCCAGCCTCACGGGCGTCGGCGAGGGCGTGTCCAAGAGCAACGGCGGGTCCCTGTCGCTCCAGACTAAAGTGGGCTTCATGCCCTGGGACAGCAGCGCCAACCTGTCCGCGGACGAGAGGTCTTACTGGCCCATGCAGAGGAAGCTGTCCTTCAGCCACGGCAGCAGAGAGACGGAGA AGGATGAAGGACGCGCCTGGAACGGCAGCGCCGACGCTCTGTTGAGGGTGGATAAGGAGGATCTGGGGATGGGGTCTCGAGGAGGCCAGTCGAGCATCCCCACCCACTTCAGCAGCCGGGCCCTCGGTCACAGCGACTCCCTGGCCGGCGTGGACAGCAGCTCCGGATTCAGGGCTCTGCCCAGAGCAGGACTGCCTCTTCCCTGCCAGACCTTCCCTGCGTGTCGAAACGGAG AAGTGGGGCGGCTGGGCCGCTCCTCCTCTGCTGCCGGAGTGAGACAAGTGGGTGGAGATGTCCAGAGACAGAGCAGTCTACCAGCACGAGAAGCCCTGAATCAG TTGCACGGCCTGGCCCCGCCTCAGCCGCCCTGCAGTCCCAGCAGTCCCAGCGTTtctcggcagcagcagcaggctcagctccagcagcagcagctgcagctgaagcagcacctccagcagcttcaGCAACAGCACCACCTGCAGCTGCAGTTCCAGCAGCTCGCCCAGCTGGCACAGGGACAGTCTGCTGTCACTGGAGGTACAAACCCGCCCACCTCGCAGACCCAGAGAGACGGCAAGCTGCTGGAAGTCATCGAGCGTAAACGCTGTCTGTGCAAGGAGATCAAGGCCCACAGGCGCCCTGACAAAAGCCTGTGCAAACAGGACAGCATGCCCATCCTCCCTAGCTGGAGACGGACACCTGAGCCTCGAAAGACTGGCACGCCACCCTGCCAGAGGCCACAAGCTGTCGTGTGGGACACCGCTATTTGA